One Leopardus geoffroyi isolate Oge1 chromosome C1, O.geoffroyi_Oge1_pat1.0, whole genome shotgun sequence DNA segment encodes these proteins:
- the CFLAR gene encoding CASP8 and FADD-like apoptosis regulator isoform X4, producing MQSKPLGICLIIDCIGNDTEFLRDTFTSLGYEVQYFLYLHVESIKQILRQVACMPQHQDYDSFVCVLVSRGGSHSVFGVDQTQPGFPLDHIRRMFMGDACPSLLGKPKLFFIQNYVVSEGQLDSSSFLEVDGPAVNNVESKARQPAPCTIHREADFLWSLCTADVSLLERSSSSPSLYLKCLSQKLWQERRRPLLELHIELNSSVYDWNSKVSAKERYYVWLQHTLRKKLILSCK from the exons ATGCAGAGCAAGCCCCTGGGAATCTGCCTGATAATTGACTGCATTGGCAATGATACAG AGTTTCTTCGGGACACTTTTACTTCCTTGGGCTATGAAGTCCAGTATTTTTTGTACCTGCATGTGGAGAGTATAAAACAGATTCTTCGCCAAGTTGCCTGCATGCCCCAACACCAAGACTACGACAGCTTTGTGTGTGTCCTGGTGAGCCGAGGTGGCTCCCACAGCGTGTTTGGCGTGGATCAGACACAGCCAGGGTTCCCTTTGGATCATATCAGGAGGATGTTCATGGGAGATGCATGCCCTTCTCTCTTAGGGAAGCCAAAGCTCTTTTTTATTCAGAACTATGTGGTGTCAGAGGGCCAACTGGACAGCAGCAGCTTCCTGGAGGTGGATGGGCCAGCAGTGAACAATGTGGAGTCCAAGGCCAGGCAGCCTGCACCCTGTACCATCCATCGAGAAGCTGACTTCCTCTGGAGCCTGTGCACAGCAGACGTGTCCCTGTTGGAACGGTCCTCCAGCTCACCGTCGTTGTACCTGAAGTGCCTTTCCCAGAAACTGTGGCAAGAAAG AAGACGCCCACTCTTGGAACTCCACATTGAACTCAACAGCAGTGTGTATGATTGGAACAGCAAAGTGTCTGCTAAGGAGAGGTACTACGTCTGGCTGCAGCACACTCTGAGAAAGAAACTCATCCTCTCTTGCAAATGA